The following are encoded together in the Salmonella enterica subsp. enterica serovar Choleraesuis genome:
- a CDS encoding serine-tRNA(Ala) deacylase AlaX: MAATQRLFDQRPYDDKFTAVVTEIADDYIILDRTLFYPLSGNQEFDAGTLNGQTVTAVYVDESEDGRLALDAPIKHYVENPGAFNIGQPVEGIIDRERRLRTMRLHTASHLVEQFITALPGYLSTEGSFVNQEKDRTDYRMSANIDADGLAVLESQINDYIAAGHPVTFSVENGVRTWQCHGVEMPCCGTHVANISEIGRVQLSRKNKGKGVNRIETRLVD, from the coding sequence AAGATTGTTCGACCAACGCCCGTATGACGATAAATTTACCGCAGTGGTGACGGAAATTGCCGATGATTACATCATCCTTGACCGCACGCTGTTCTATCCGTTGTCCGGTAATCAGGAATTTGATGCCGGAACCCTGAACGGGCAGACCGTGACGGCGGTTTATGTAGATGAAAGTGAAGATGGCCGCCTGGCGCTTGATGCGCCAATAAAGCACTACGTGGAAAACCCTGGTGCATTCAATATCGGCCAGCCGGTAGAAGGGATTATTGACCGGGAGCGCCGCCTGCGCACCATGCGGCTGCATACTGCCAGCCATCTGGTCGAGCAGTTTATTACCGCGCTACCGGGCTATCTGTCTACCGAAGGATCTTTTGTTAACCAGGAGAAAGATCGCACCGATTATCGGATGTCGGCCAATATTGATGCCGATGGGCTCGCCGTCCTGGAAAGCCAGATCAATGACTATATTGCTGCCGGTCACCCGGTAACATTCAGCGTAGAAAATGGTGTACGTACCTGGCAATGTCACGGTGTTGAGATGCCATGCTGCGGCACCCATGTCGCCAATATTAGTGAAATTGGCCGGGTGCAGTTGTCGCGCAAAAATA